Proteins encoded in a region of the Oncorhynchus keta strain PuntledgeMale-10-30-2019 chromosome 3, Oket_V2, whole genome shotgun sequence genome:
- the LOC118380461 gene encoding BTB/POZ domain-containing protein 3 isoform X2 produces MFYGELAENKDEIRIPDVEPAAFLAMLKYIYCDEIDLSADTVLATLYAAKKYIVPHLARACVNFLETSLSAKNACVLLSQSCLFEEPELTQRCWEVIDAQAELALRSEGFTDIDSQTLESILQRETLNAKEEVVFEAALSWAEAECQRQDLTSSIDNKRKVLGKAVFLIRIPTMALDDFANGAAQSGVLTLNETNDIFLWYTAARKPDLLFASQPRKGLSPQRCHRFQSCAYRSNQWRYRGRCDSIQFAVDKRVFIAGFGLYGSSCGSAEYSAKIELKRQGILLGHNLSKYFSDGSSNTFPVWFEYPVQIEPDTFYTASVVLDGNELSYFGQEGMTEVQCGKVTYQFQCSSDSTNGTGVQGGQIPELIFYA; encoded by the exons ATGTTTTATGGAGAGCTGGCGGAAAACAAGGATGAAATCCGAATTCCGGACGTGGAGCCTGCAGCATTCCTGGCCATGTTGAA GTACATCTATTGTGACGAGATAGACCTGAGTGCTGACACAGTGCTGGCCACGCTCTACGCTGCTAAGAAGTACATCGTGCCTCACCTGGCCAGAGCCTGTGTTAACTTCCTAGAGACGAGCCTGTCAGCTAAGAATGCCTGCGTCCTGCTGTCACAGAGCTGTCTGTTCGAAGAACCCGAACTCACACAACGCTGCTGGGAG GTTATTGACGCTCAGGCAGAGCTGGCCCTGCGGTCGGAGGGTTTCACTGACATCGACTCCCAGACACTAGAGAGTATCCTCCAGAGAGAGACCCTCAACGCCAAGGAGGAGGTGGTGTTTGAGGCAGCTCTGAGCTGGGCCGAGGCAGAATGTCAGAGACAGGACCTCACATCCTCCATAGACAACAAGAGAAAG GTTCTCGGCAAGGCCGTGTTCCTGATCCGTATCCCCACCATGGCATTGGACGACTTCGCCAATGGTGCCGCCCAATCGGGCGTCCTGACCCTGAATGAGACAAACGACATCTTCCTGTGGTACACCGCTGCCAGGAAACCGGACCTCCTGTTCGCCAGCCAGCCACGGAAAGGGTTATCTCCGCAACGCTGCCACCGGTTCCAATCCTGCGCCTACCGCAGCAACCAATGGCGCTACCGAGGGCGGTGCGACAGCATCCAGTTCGCCGTGGACAAACGCGTCTTCATCGCCGGGTTCGGACTCTACGGCTCCAGCTGCGGCTCGGCAGAGTACTCGGCTAAGATCGAGCTCAAGCGCCAAGGCATTCTCCTCGGACATAACCTGAGTAAATACTTCTCTGACGGTTCTAGTAACACGTTCCCCGTGTGGTTTGAGTACCCCGTGCAGATAGAACCCGATACGTTCTACACGGCTTCTGTAGTTTTGGATGGGAACGAGTTGAGTTACTTTGGTCAGGAAGGAATGACAGAGGTGCAGTGTGGGAAGGTGACGTACCAGTTCCAATGTTCGTCAGACAGCACCAATGGGACAGGAGTACAGGGCGGTCAGATACCTGAACTCATTTTCTACGCCTAA